The Vicia villosa cultivar HV-30 ecotype Madison, WI linkage group LG1, Vvil1.0, whole genome shotgun sequence genome includes a region encoding these proteins:
- the LOC131644380 gene encoding legumin J-like, giving the protein MITITMAKHFLFSLCLLLFTSACLAHHSEIDRFNQCQLDSINALEPDHRVESEAGLTETWNPNHPELQCAGVSLIRRTIDPNGLHLPSYSPSPQLIFIIQGKGVLGLAVPGCPETYEEPRSQSRQKQQQRDSHQKIRRFSKGDVIAIPPGIPYWTYNHGDEPLVAISLLDISNTLNQLDSTPRVFYLGGNPEAEFPETQEQEQPRRVVPFGRRGGQNQKQEESEEQNEGNSVLSGFGAEFLAQSLNTNEHTAKRLRSPRDKRGQIVKVEDGLDIISPELQEEEQQQSHSQREEEEAHGKRSEKEEEDEEDEPLIHEIIKKWKKETEEKKRESHGQGEEKEQAEEEEKEEEEEVHREHSKGSKNGLEETICTAKIRENIARPSRADLYNPRAGRISTVNSLTLPILRNLRLSAEYVLLYRNGIYAPHWNINANSLLYVIRGQGRVRIVNSQGNAVFDDKVRKGQLVVVPQNFVVAEQAGNEEAFEYVVFKTNDRAAVSHVKQVFRATAAEVLANAFGLRKSEVTQIKYNGNRGSLVQPQSQ; this is encoded by the exons ATGATCACTATCACAATGGCCAAACACTTTCTATTTTCCTTGTGCTTGCTGCTCTTCACGAGTGCGTGCTTAGCACATCACTCTGAGATAGATAGGTTCAACCAATGCCAGCTTGACAGTATCAATGCATTGGAACCTGATCACCGTGTTGAGTCAGAAGCTGGTCTCACTGAAACATGGAACCCCAATCACCCTGAACTACAATGTGCTGGGGTATCTCTTATCCGACGCACCATTGATCCTAATGGCCTCCACTTGCCTTCTTATTCACCTTCTCCACAGTTGATTTTCATCATCCAAG gGAAGGGAGTACTTGGGCTTGCTGTTCCTGGTTGTCCCGAAACTTACGAAGAACCACGCTCACAATCTAGACAGAAACAACAACAACGGGACAGCCACCAGAAGATTCGACGCTTCTCTAAAGGTGATGTCATTGCCATTCCACCTGGAATTCCATACTGGACCTATAACCACGGTGATGAACCTCTTGTTGCCATTAGTCTTCTCGACATTTCCAACACTCTAAACCAGCTCGATTCAACCCCCAGA GTATTCTATCTTGGCGGAAACCCAGAGGCAGAGTTCCCCGAAACACAGGAACAAGAACAACCAAGACGCGTAGTACCTTTTGGACGTAGAGGTGGACAGAACCAAAAACAGGAGGAGTCCGAGGAACAAAACGAAGGTAATAGTGTGTTGAGTGGCTTCGGTGCAGAGTTTTTAGCACAATCACTCAACACCAATGAGCATACAGCCAAGAGACTTCGATCTCCACGGGACAAAAGGGGTCAAATCGTAAAAGTAGAGGACGGTCTTGACATTATCAGTCCTGAGTTACAAGAAGAAGAACAGCAACAAAGTCACAGTCAAAGAGAGGAGGAAGAGGCTCATGGCAAACGTAGTGAAAAAGAAGAGGAGGACGAAGAGGATGAACCTCTCATCCATGAGATTATTAAAAAGTGGAagaaagaaacagaagaaaagaaACGGGAATCACACGGAcaaggagaagaaaaagaacaagcagaggaagaagaaaaggaggaagaggaagaagtaCATAGGGAACACAGCAAAGGAAGTAAGAATGGTTTGGAAGAAACTATTTGCACTGCAAAGATCCGTGAAAACATCGCTCGCCCTTCACGTGCTGATCTCTACAACCCGCGTGCTGGTCGCATTAGCACTGTTAACAGTTTAACCCTCCCAATCCTCCGCAATTTACGCCTCAGTGCAGAATATGTTCTTCTCTACAGG AATGGTATATATGCTCCACACTGGAACATCAACGCCAACAGCCTCTTGTACGTGATAAGAGGACAGGGAAGAGTTAGAATAGTGAACAGTCAAGGAAATGCAGTGTTTGACGATAAGGTGAGAAAGGGACAATTGGTGGTGGTGCCACAAAACTTTGTGGTGGCTGAACAAGCAGGAAATGAAGAAGCTTTTGAGTATGTAGTGTTCAAGACAAATGATAGAGCTGCTGTTAGCCATGTAAAACAGGTCTTTAGGGCCACTGCTGCTGAGGTTCTTGCAAATGCTTTCGGACTTCGAAAGAGTGAAGTTACTCAAATTAAGTATAATGGAAATCGTGGCTCGTTGGTTCAGCCTCAATCTCAATAA
- the LOC131644381 gene encoding uncharacterized protein LOC131644381: MAKKPVKYYVVDAFTDSAFKGNPAAVCLLEQDRDDEWLQSLAAEFNISETCFLTPIHGTSVPRFGLRWFTPTTEVELCGHATLAASHTLFSSGLVDNNVIEFETLSGILTVKKIPSTDATGTPNSQNGEAPVGFYIELDFPADPTTESNSDDTSLISSALNGASIIDIKKTQNGDNLIVVVASGKNVTEVQPKLDVIVKCPGMGIILTGIAPPESGFDFYSRYFSPKCGINEDPVTGSAHCGLVPYWSKKLGKFDLRAYQASARGGILDLHFDEQKQRVFLRGKAVTVMEGYVLV; encoded by the exons ATGGCAAAGAAACCTGTGAAGTACTACGTG GTGGATGCTTTCACAGATTCAGCTTTCAAAGGAAACCCAGCAGCGGTGTGTTTATTAGAACAAGACAGAGACGACGAATGGTTGCAATCATTAGCTGCTGAATTCAATATTTCTGAGACATGTTTCTTGACTCCAATTCATGGTACTTCTGTTCCTCGTTTTGGTCTCAGATGGTTCACTCCTACTACTGAG GTTGAACTTTGTGGTCATGCCACATTAGCAGCTTCACACACACTTTTTTCATCTGGTTTGGTCGACAACAATGTTATTGAATTTGAGACACTATCTGGAATTTTAACCGTCAAAAAGATCCCTTCGACCGACGCTACCGGTACACCGAACTCGCAGAATGGTGAAGCTCCGGTTGGATTTTATATTGAACTGGATTTTCCTGCAGATCCTACCACAGAATCCAACTCCGATGACACTTCACTCATTTCTTCGGCATTGAATGGTGCTTCAATCATTGATATAAAGAAGACACAAAATGGAGATAATTTAATT GTTGTTGTCGCATCTGGAAAAAATGTGACAGAAGTACAGCCAAAACTTGATGTGATTGTTAAATGTCCTGGAATGGGAATAATTCTTACTGGGATTGCTCCTCCAGAGTCAGGATTTGACTTCTACAGTCGATATttcagtccaaaatgtggaatCAATGAG GATCCTGTTACTGGAAGTGCACACTGTGGCTTGGTACCCTATTGGAGCAAGAAGCTGGGAAAGTTTGATTTAAGGGCTTATCAG GCATCAGCTAGAGGAGGAATTCTCGATCTTCATTTTGATGAGCAGAAACAAAGAGTGTTTTTGCGCGGGAAAGCTGTTACAGTGATGGAAGGGTATGTTCTGGTCTAG